Proteins encoded within one genomic window of Leptolyngbya sp. 'hensonii':
- a CDS encoding CRISPR-associated protein Csx3, whose product MIRLSRIESNYQVVSVLPHAEGRAIDPIELIDLQLPHDVDLKQPVILFGPVPTWVYGRLVALCREAPWVGCFSAPEAEAVVIQSRVANVAVGDVIAIPLGREKLAPAVLVVGPPDSGKSVLSNALRRSLLAHYPHSSIFLHRANWDGEGNWSHEGQDHALIQRLVRNHERRIHERPSATELMAAFFAYHEAAVMNLRRVVDLVIVDVGGKVQPEKAGVRDRCTHGVIISRAPELVGEWRRFCEPTLELLTVIHSVLEERCEVKSRVPLEVIAGPWFRGKTHQVPEVVWQAVGKLL is encoded by the coding sequence ATGATTCGCTTAAGCCGAATTGAGTCGAATTATCAGGTTGTGTCGGTGTTACCTCATGCGGAGGGACGGGCGATCGACCCTATAGAACTGATCGACCTGCAGCTCCCTCATGATGTGGATCTAAAGCAGCCTGTGATTCTGTTTGGTCCCGTGCCTACTTGGGTTTATGGGCGGCTGGTTGCCCTATGCCGGGAGGCTCCCTGGGTTGGTTGTTTCTCGGCTCCAGAGGCAGAAGCAGTCGTGATCCAAAGTCGAGTGGCGAATGTGGCAGTGGGGGATGTGATTGCCATTCCGCTGGGGCGGGAAAAGTTGGCTCCAGCGGTGCTGGTAGTGGGACCGCCAGATAGTGGGAAGAGTGTTTTGTCGAATGCATTGCGCAGGAGTTTACTGGCGCATTATCCGCACAGTTCTATCTTTTTGCATCGGGCGAATTGGGATGGTGAGGGGAACTGGAGCCATGAGGGGCAAGATCATGCCCTGATCCAGCGTCTTGTGCGGAACCATGAACGCCGCATTCACGAACGCCCCTCTGCAACAGAATTGATGGCGGCGTTTTTTGCCTATCACGAGGCAGCGGTGATGAATTTGCGGCGGGTGGTGGATCTGGTGATTGTGGATGTGGGAGGGAAGGTGCAACCTGAGAAGGCAGGGGTGCGCGATCGCTGTACCCATGGGGTGATTATTAGCCGCGCACCGGAACTGGTAGGGGAGTGGCGCAGGTTTTGTGAGCCAACGCTGGAGTTGCTGACGGTGATTCACAGCGTACTGGAGGAACGGTGTGAGGTGAAGTCGAGAGTACCCCTGGAGGTAATTGCGGGACCTTGGTTCCGGGGGAAAACGCACCAAGTGCCAGAGGTGGTGTGGCAGGCAGTGGGGAAATTGTTATAG
- the crn3 gene encoding CRISPR-associated ring nuclease Crn3/Csx3: MSNTIYMAAIELTCISHRTASGLAYQHLHIHLAAEDGLIEPEDLKGLVVPDTIVWSQGVVIEGKAPIWLYGYLVHACHPAAWVACYDPRLGDGGGAVVVATHARQVKVGEVLLTTLPL, from the coding sequence ATGTCAAACACTATTTATATGGCTGCGATCGAGTTGACGTGTATTTCTCATCGGACAGCATCAGGGCTCGCCTATCAGCACTTGCATATTCATCTGGCAGCGGAAGATGGGTTGATTGAGCCAGAGGACTTGAAAGGGCTGGTTGTGCCAGACACAATCGTGTGGAGTCAGGGAGTGGTGATTGAAGGAAAGGCTCCCATTTGGTTGTATGGCTATCTGGTGCATGCCTGTCATCCAGCGGCTTGGGTCGCCTGTTATGATCCCCGGCTGGGAGATGGGGGTGGGGCAGTAGTGGTAGCCACCCATGCGCGCCAAGTGAAAGTTGGTGAAGTGCTTCTTACGACGTTACCCCTATGA
- a CDS encoding TIGR03985 family CRISPR-associated protein has translation MADAFWQESPNIPLLQWLVRGSLKQNFLQAIRLWVWLHLLYGEMGDTLALPETFSYADWRDQFFTPDHPSGETKPTLHRLSCPCTKPTAAWLFHPDLTTTQSQWQVYQGKQPGQGQIQEQRDQLHQSLIDHDLLPPNLDHLLFQTRLFGFTRRTLSSDLHHLATTGWLHIQENKFQKVTSYPDYPHVGAPIIQSPSGQELTLFTQPDLAAIADTFSRTFQGYPRFFVHVDYVISQNKLDRVDDWQALLSEIWQQTPIPPVRLHYQSAGETRSCPLVVYPVCIYYYRRGPYLCAYGQFPKAASSALNWRNYRLDRILAIDSLNWKDTTVPRKLYQQYQKQTLPTPEEIETAMDEAWGFDYYQPRHLLLLRFDRKWDDRYIRDTLRHTTFRKIPYHQVQFLIRQTLSGQLQEHLLRLWQHRSPDDAYYQAYYRQDDPNVFQRLRAWRPNVEVLLPWELRQRTAQEVKQEMQLYDDDLL, from the coding sequence ATGGCTGATGCATTTTGGCAAGAGTCTCCCAACATTCCCCTGTTGCAGTGGTTAGTGCGGGGTTCTCTCAAGCAAAACTTCCTTCAAGCCATTCGCCTGTGGGTCTGGTTACATCTACTCTACGGCGAAATGGGTGACACCCTGGCTTTACCAGAAACCTTCAGCTACGCAGATTGGCGCGATCAGTTTTTCACCCCTGACCATCCCAGCGGGGAAACCAAACCAACCCTCCACCGTCTCTCCTGTCCCTGCACTAAACCCACCGCTGCCTGGCTCTTTCATCCAGATTTGACTACCACCCAATCCCAGTGGCAGGTTTACCAGGGTAAGCAGCCTGGGCAAGGTCAGATCCAGGAACAGCGCGATCAACTGCACCAATCGCTCATTGACCATGATCTCCTGCCGCCCAATCTGGATCACCTACTTTTTCAAACTCGCCTGTTTGGGTTTACCCGCCGCACCCTTTCCAGCGATCTGCATCACCTTGCTACCACAGGATGGCTCCATATCCAGGAAAACAAATTTCAAAAAGTCACTTCCTATCCCGATTATCCCCATGTTGGAGCCCCAATCATCCAGTCTCCCTCCGGGCAGGAGCTCACCTTGTTTACCCAGCCCGATCTGGCAGCTATTGCTGACACCTTCTCCCGGACCTTCCAGGGATACCCCCGCTTCTTTGTCCATGTCGATTACGTCATTTCCCAAAACAAGCTCGATCGCGTGGATGACTGGCAAGCCTTACTCTCAGAGATCTGGCAGCAAACCCCCATTCCGCCGGTACGCCTTCACTACCAGAGTGCAGGGGAAACCCGGAGTTGTCCTCTCGTGGTCTATCCCGTTTGCATCTATTACTACCGTCGTGGACCCTACCTGTGTGCCTATGGTCAGTTTCCCAAAGCAGCCAGTTCTGCGCTCAACTGGCGCAATTACCGCCTCGATCGCATCCTCGCCATCGATTCCCTAAATTGGAAAGATACCACTGTCCCCCGAAAGCTTTACCAGCAATACCAGAAACAAACCCTCCCCACCCCAGAGGAGATCGAAACGGCGATGGATGAAGCCTGGGGGTTTGATTACTACCAACCCCGCCACTTACTTCTACTACGGTTCGATCGCAAATGGGATGACCGCTATATTCGCGACACCCTGCGCCATACCACCTTTCGCAAAATCCCCTATCATCAGGTGCAATTCCTCATCCGTCAGACCCTCTCTGGTCAGCTTCAAGAACATCTCCTGCGCCTCTGGCAGCATCGCTCCCCCGATGATGCCTACTATCAGGCATACTACCGCCAGGATGACCCCAACGTTTTCCAACGACTCCGCGCCTGGAGACCCAACGTAGAAGTATTGCTTCCCTGGGAATTGCGTCAACGTACCGCTCAGGAAGTCAAGCAAGAAATGCAGTTATATGATGATGACCTGCTATGA